The window TTAGGACATGGATCCCAAAGGAGCAAGAGGGACCAGGAAGCGCCGCTGATCTGCACAGAgccctttgcctgctgctgccccccaGGGAACAGGTCAGTGGAATGTTTGCCTTCCTCCCTACCCCaccttcctctcctgcagcagctgctctgttcctGACACCCTCTCCTGGTGACTGCAGTGCCATCCCCAGGTCATCCATCCTCTGCCCTGAGCTTTTCTTTCCCATTCCCTGCCAAATAgccactgccctcccacctcaCTCCTCCCCACTGAATCCTTCCCACTGCAGGAAGATGCAGAGGAGCTGCATGGTCCATCCCTGGATTCTCCAAGGACTCACTGCCCATCCACTCTGACCACAGCCAGAGGCCACACCCCATTGTCTGCCCAGCATCCATCCATGGAGGTGACCACCGTGTCCCCATCTCCTGCCTCACCCACTGAAGGGGATgatctgtgtgagacagatgtcaCTGATGTGGCCATACACAGTGTGACCCTGCTCATCTGCCTCTCTGGGCTGGCTATGAATGGGGCTGTCATCGGCCTCCTCAGCCTGAGAAGCAGGAACTCTGACTTCTTTGACCTGGCTGTCATggacttcctcttcctcctctttgcgGTCCCATCTGCCCTCCTCATCCTGGTGGAGGATGTGTCCTGCTCTCATATCTTGCCCCTGCTGTACCTGAATTTCCTTTTCCAGCTGTCAGTGGTGTCCCCCTGGAACAGTGTTCCAGCTGTTGTGGTTGATAGGTGGCCGTAATTTGCAGTGTGTGTacaagctctgctggctctgctgccactgggAGCTTCCTGAGCACCTGTTGTGGGTGCTGGGCACTGTCCAATACTGGACCTTCTTTGCTGTCTTCACTGTCATTCCCATGGTGACATTCCTGTGTCCatcacagcagcaggagcactgcCGGGCAGTTTTCATCTCCATGTACACCCTCATCCTGCTCCTCTTTGCTGCACCTGTGGCCATTTCTCACACAGTCGATTTCATCAAGTCCAAgcagggctgccagcagcagcaaccAATGAGGCGCGACATCGTGATCGTCATCATTGCGCTCTTCACTCTCCTCCTCAACCTCTTCAATTTCCTGCAGCAGCTCGGTTACATCACTGTGTCCTCACAAGTTGTTTTCGTGCTCACCTGCATCCACAGCAGCATCAAACCCTTCATCTACTTCTTGGCAGGGAGGCACTGGAGGCCCTGCTCTGTGCAGTCCCTCCAGCTCTCCCTCCAGAGGGTCTTTGAGGAGGCGAAAGTAAGAACAGCCCGCAGAAATTATCCTGCCATGGACACGGGGGGCTGAACGTGCTGATCACTTCCACTGCTTTCCTCAAGGATCCCACTAGGGCCCAAGGAGGCTGAAGCTTTCCTTGAGCCTCCTGATTAATCAATACCACCGACTGCATGGTGCTGTATTCCTGCAGGAGAAGGGAGCAGGAGCATTGTCTTGGGTGAtttttgtgggatgctctgcagggAGCACATGGCAGCATggctttcctcctcc is drawn from Melospiza melodia melodia isolate bMelMel2 chromosome 6, bMelMel2.pri, whole genome shotgun sequence and contains these coding sequences:
- the LOC134419908 gene encoding mas-related G-protein coupled receptor member H-like, whose translation is MEVTTVSPSPASPTEGDDLCETDVTDVAIHSVTLLICLSGLAMNGAVIGLLSLRSRNSDFFDLAVMDFLFLLFAVPSALLILVEDVSCSHILPLLYLNFLFQLSVVSPWNSVPACVYKLCWLCCHWELPEHLLWVLGTVQYWTFFAVFTVIPMVTFLCPSQQQEHCRAVFISMYTLILLLFAAPVAISHTVDFIKSKQGCQQQQPMRRDIVIVIIALFTLLLNLFNFLQQLGYITVSSQVVFVLTCIHSSIKPFIYFLAGRHWRPCSVQSLQLSLQRVFEEAKVRTARRNYPAMDTGG